Proteins encoded in a region of the Tetrapisispora phaffii CBS 4417 chromosome 12, complete genome genome:
- the TPHA0L01090 gene encoding uncharacterized protein (similar to Saccharomyces cerevisiae RSA3 (YLR221C); ancestral locus Anc_8.436), which produces MPVHCCYYATYQIYWEELKVLRITATIMLPKNVGPKKDKSSRRKKRRTAESSDSSSSSSSESDIEVNDDEPVVDQTNKNDGAISFDVPAANKSNLEILEDKTIEKLNEIPFTMSDLSKRIPTDKKSNEKHVYDYKQIEKILESDSAKLDAIYDSFAGQHCSDKDSLKPRRSLLEVVDLLEQNHKYYDYDGFNEEVSK; this is translated from the coding sequence ATGCCAGTTCACTGTTGTTATTATGCTACTTATCAAATTTACTGGGAAGAACTTAAGGTCTTGAGAATCACAGCGACAATAATGCTACCGAAAAATGTTGGCCCAAAAAAGGACAAATCTAGcagaagaaagaaaagaagaacaGCTGAATCTTCTGATTCATCATCCAGTTCGTCTTCTGAATCTGATATTGAGGTAAATGATGATGAGCCAGTCGTTGATCAAACCAATAAGAATGATGGTGCAATTTCGTTTGATGTTCCAGCGGCAAATAAGTCTAATTTGGAAATATTAGAGGATAAGaccattgaaaaattgaacgAGATACCCTTCACAATGTCAGACTTGAGCAAGAGAATACCAACTGATAAGAAATCTAACGAGAAACATGTGTATGATTACAAGcaaattgaaaagataTTGGAATCTGATTCAGCCAAACTAGATGCTATTTACGACAGTTTCGCCGGGCAACATTGCTCTGATAAAGACAGCTTGAAACCCCGTCGTTCGCTTCTTGAAGTGGTAGATTTATTAGAACAAAACcataaatattatgattACGACGGCTTCAATGAAGAAGTCTCTAAATAA
- the COX20 gene encoding Cox20p (similar to Saccharomyces cerevisiae COX20 (YDR231C); ancestral locus Anc_8.451), with protein MGNWLWSSKPESSDIAKGSNREEEVAEISSYSRGQKILLEDTKPRFNTEAPSLNELSRQKEHSNFKLAVDSISKKDFSFSNLVMIPCFRDAGMLGFSSLFVIGSAMFLYHKNITKATNWALGSFVLGSIVGWEQCRNTRRRSFQNSERAKQLVQQKQKPMLHEVQHAEELKKQWAETTAEHAKKWYKFW; from the coding sequence ATGGGTAATTGGTTATGGTCAAGCAAGCCGGAAAGTAGCGATATTGCCAAAGGAAGCAACCGTGAGGAAGAAGTAGCTGAAATTTCTAGTTATTCAAGAGGCCAGAAGATTTTGCTCGAGGACACGAAACCAAGGTTCAATACAGAGGCTCCGTCGTTGAATGAACTCTCGAGGCAGAAGGAGCACTCAAACTTTAAACTTGCAGTTGACTCCATTTCGAAGAAGGACTTCTCGTTCTCGAACCTGGTCATGATTCCATGTTTCAGAGATGCTGGAATGCTGGGGTTCTCAAGTCTGTTCGTCATAGGTTCTGCTATGTTCTTGTACCATAAAAATATAACGAAAGCTACAAATTGGGCCTTGGGGAGTTTTGTCCTGGGGTCCATTGTTGGTTGGGAGCAGTGCCGTAACACAAGGAGAAGGAGTTTCCAAAATTCAGAGAGGGCAAAGCAGCTGGTACAACAGAAACAAAAACCAATGCTGCACGAGGTGCAACACGCTGAAGAACTAAAGAAACAATGGGCGGAGACCACGGCAGAGCATGCTAAGAAATGGTACAAGTTCTGGTGA
- the UTP13 gene encoding U3 snoRNA-associated protein UTP13 (similar to Saccharomyces cerevisiae UTP13 (YLR222C); ancestral locus Anc_8.435) — MDLKNSYSHTSLRPIYAGSGAVASISEDGTILATPLLDEINIIKLSADATVEGLDHTKHNASQILHKIENDDEQEITALALTPDAQYLCYVSQAQLLKIFKLSTGKIVKSMKISSPSYVLETDPTSTLLAIGGTDGSVTVIDIENGYITHSLKGHGATISSLKFYGEQHTNTWLLSSGDTNGMVKIWDLVSRKAIHTLQEHNSAVRGIDFKLIEKKNSEDSLQLITGARDDVINHWEFKDVTNLKRCKLLKTIPVHQQIEACGFIINIDGIDDDLIYTSGGDAVLQIVSLNNNSIVKKSKKPLEELFIIGVLPVRNFTQLYLVFSDQTLQLVDLKDTFSNPKEYIEVVSSLAGNHGTIADMKVVGPNFDKLALATNSSTLRIIPISDVDDSNSVSISTELYEGHTDLLNAVDATEDGLWIATASKDNSAILWRYNPRTTLFCKYAHFQGHVSSVTSVGLPNVMNKGWPEYLITASNDLTVKKWKVPKPTDRFDIEIYSISSSEYTRRAHEKDINMLSISPNDSIFATASYDKTCKIWDLETGELKATLNNHKRGLWDVSFCQYDKFIATASGDKTVKIWSLDTFTVVKTLEGHSNAVQRCSFFNKQKQLVSTGADGLVKLWDCSTGECINTLDGHDNRIWALNVIKDGDIVITADADGVFQFWKDRTEEAREEDIEKEKLKVEQMQTLENYISSGDWTNAFLLAITLDHPARLYNVLKQSTRGVATNLYDEDGNKIIFNKELDNVISTLNDEQLLMLMQRCRDWNTNGRTHSVAQKTINCILTKYNISKLSDISGMMKVIDSILPYSQRHFNRVDNLIEESYILDHALVEMDKLF, encoded by the coding sequence AAATACTTCATAAGatagaaaatgatgatgaacAAGAAATAACAGCTTTGGCATTGACTCCAGATGCACAATATCTGTGCTATGTTTCCCAGGCgcaattattgaaaatatttaaacttTCAACAGGAAAAATTGTCAAGTCTATGAAAATTTCATCACCTTCATATGTATTAGAAACTGATCCAACCTCTACATTGCTCGCAATCGGCGGTACAGATGGTTCCGTTACTGTTATCGATATAGAAAATGGGTATATAACACATTCTTTAAAGGGCCATGGTGCTACTATCTCAAGTTTGAAATTCTATGGTGAACAACATACTAATACTTGGCTGTTATCTTCAGGTGATACCAATGGTATGGTTAAAATTTGGGATTTGGTTAGCAGGAAAGCCATCCACACATTACAAGAACATAATTCTGCTGTCAGAGGAATTGACTTCAAACTTATCGAAAAGAAGAACAGCGAGGATTCGTTGCAGTTAATAACCGGTGCAAGAGATGATGTAATTAACCACTGGGAATTCAAAGATGtaacaaatttgaaaagatgtaaattattaaagacTATACCAGTGCACCAACAAATTGAAGCTTGTGGTTTCATTATAAACATTGATGGTATTGATGACGATCTAATATACACTTCTGGTGGTGATGCTGTTCTTCAAATTGTctcattaaataataattcaatagttaaaaaatctaaaaaGCCGCTTGAAGAGTTATTCATCATCGGTGTTTTACCAGTCAGAAATTTTACTCAACTATATCTAGTATTTTCTGACCAAACATTGCAATTGGTTGATTTGAAAGACACTTTTTCTAATCCAAAAGAATATATCGAAGTTGTATCATCGCTAGCTGGTAACCACGGCACAATCGCAGATATGAAAGTTGTTGGTCCAAATTTTGATAAGTTAGCTTTGGCTACAAACTCTTCCACATTAAGAATAATACCTATCTCAGACGTCGATGATAGTAATTCAGTCTCCATCTCTACAGAATTGTACGAAGGTCATACCGATTTATTAAACGCTGTTGACGCTACCGAAGATGGTTTATGGATTGCCACAGCTTCTAAAGACAACTCTGCTATTTTATGGAGATACAACCCACGCACCACcttattttgtaaatatgCACATTTCCAAGGCCATGTTTCTTCAGTGACCTCTGTTGGTTTACCTAATGTTATGAATAAAGGTTGGCCTGAATATTTAATCACCGCATCTAATGACTTGACAGTGAAGAAATGGAAAGTTCCTAAACCAACTGACAGgtttgatattgaaatatattctaTCAGTTCGTCAGAATACACCCGTAGAGCTCACGAAAAGGATATAAATATGCTTTCAATTTCCCCAAACGATTCTATCTTTGCTACCGCATCATATGATAAAACTTGTAAGATTTGGGATCTTGAAACAGGTGAACTAAAAGCCACATTGAATAATCACAAACGTGGTTTATGGGATGTCTCTTTTTGTCaatatgataaatttattgcTACTGCATCTGGTGATAAAACTGTTAAGATTTGGTCGCTGGACACCTTCACAGTTGTAAAGACTTTAGAAGGTCACTCAAATGCTGTCCAAAGGTGTTCTTTCTTtaacaaacaaaaacaattagTATCAACTGGTGCAGATGGTCTAGTTAAGCTTTGGGACTGCTCGACTGGTGAATGCATAAATACTTTAGATGGTCATGATAACAGGATATGGGCTTTGAATGTGATCAAAGATGGTGACATAGTAATTACTGCTGATGCAGATGGTGTCTTCCAATTTTGGAAGGATCGTACTGAAGAAGCCAGAGAAGAAGacattgaaaaagaaaaattaaaggttGAACAAATGCAAACATTAGAGAACTATATATCCAGCGGAGACTGGACGAACGCCTTCTTGTTAGCGATTACATTAGATCACCCAGCAAGACTTTATAATGTTCTAAAACAATCAACAAGAGGGGTAGCTACAAATCTTTATGACGAAGATGGAAacaaaatcattttcaacaaaGAGTTGGATAATGTTATTTCTACATTAAACGATGAACAATTGTTAATGCTAATGCAAAGATGTAGAGATTGGAACACAAATGGACGTACGCATTCCGTTGCACAAAAAACCATCAACTGTATCTTAACAAAATACAATATTAGTAAACTATCAGACATATCTGGAATGATGAAGGTGATAGATTCCATTTTACCATACAGTCAAAGACACTTCAACAGAGTAGATAATTTGATAGAAGAAAGTTACATTCTAGATCATGCATTAGTTGAGATGGATAAGTTATtctaa
- the TPHA0L01100 gene encoding uncharacterized protein (similar to Saccharomyces cerevisiae HTB1 (YDR224C); ancestral locus Anc_8.438), translating to MSSASKAPASKAPAEKKPAAKKTSTSVDGKKRTKARKETYSSYIYKVLKQTHPDTGISQKSMSILNSFVNDIFERIATEASKLAAYNKKSTISAREIQTAVRLILPGELAKHAVSEGTRAVTKYSSSTQA from the coding sequence ATGTCCTCCGCTTCCAAGGCCCCAGCTTCCAAAGCCCCAGCTGAAAAGAAACCAGCTGCCAAGAAAACCTCCACTTCCGTCGACGGTAAGAAGAGAACTAAGGCTAGAAAGGAAACTTACTCTTCCTACATCTACAAAGTTTTGAAGCAAACTCACCCAGACACCGGTATTTCTCAAAAATCCATGTCTATCTTAAACTCTTTCGTTAACGATATTTTCGAAAGAATTGCCACTGAAGCTTCTAAATTAGCTGCCTACAACAAGAAGTCTACCATTTCTGCTAGAGAAATCCAAACTGCTGTCAGATTAATCTTACCAGGTGAATTGGCCAAGCATGCTGTTTCTGAAGGTACCAGAGCTGTTACCAAGTACTCTTCTTCTACTCAAGCTTAA
- the LYS4 gene encoding homoaconitate hydratase LYS4 (similar to Saccharomyces cerevisiae LYS4 (YDR234W); ancestral locus Anc_8.455), which translates to MLRFSRSFHSTRILGRGQNITEKIVQSYSVNVPDGKKVVSGDYVTIQPAHCMSHDNSWPVALKFMGLGATKIKNPRQIVNTLDHDVQNKTEKNLTKYKNIENFAKNHGVDFYPAGRGIGHQIMIEEGYAFPLNLTVASDSHSNTYGGIGSLGTPVVRTDAASIWATGQTWWQIPPVAKVNLKGELPQGVTGKDIIVALCGIFNKDEVLNHAIEFTGSSLDKIPVDYRLTIANMTTEWGALSGLFPVDNTLIKWYKDRLVKVRPNHPRINPITIQALEAKAKVLKPDTDAKYAKTLTIDLSTLTHYVSGPNSVKVSNTVAELSSQDIKINKAYLVSCTNSRLSDLESAAGVVCPTGNINEVHKIAPGVEFYVAAASSEVQNDAKLSGAWEKLMKAGCQILPPGCGPCIGLGTGLLEPGEVGISATNRNFKGRMGSKDALAYLASPAVVAASAIAGKIASPNEVLGTMDKTAVEQVPTLMAEVDEFVKQDETISNTEEGSADRVDILEGFPTEITGELVLCDADNINTDGIYPGKYTYQDNVPKETMAKVCMENYDPEFQTKVKAGDIIVSGYNFGTGSSREQAATAILSKGINLVVAGSFGNIFSRNSINNALLTLEIPNLINLLRETYKNEPVKELTKRTGWFLKWDVANTTVTVTEGSLDGYIVLEQRVGELGKNLQEIISKGGLEGWIKSKL; encoded by the coding sequence ATGCTGAGGTTTTCTAGGTCATTTCATAGTACCAGAATACTGGGTAGAGGCCAAAATATTACAGAAAAGATTGTTCAATCGTACTCTGTTAACGTACCAGATGGCAAGAAAGTTGTGTCTGGTGATTATGTCACTATACAGCCGGCACATTGTATGTCTCACGATAATTCATGGCCGGTGgcattaaaatttatggGTTTAGGAGCTACTAAAATTAAGAACCCAAGACAAATTGTGAATACTTTGGATCATGATgtacaaaataaaactgAAAAGAATCTaacaaaatacaaaaatattgagaATTTTGCTAAAAACCATGGTGTTGACTTTTATCCTGCAGGAAGAGGGATTGGTCATCAAATTATGATCGAGGAAGGTTACGCTTTTCCGTTGAATCTGACTGTAGCATCTGATTCTCACTCTAACACATACGGTGGCATCGGTTCCTTAGGTACACCAGTAGTGAGAACTGATGCTGCATCTATTTGGGCCACTGGTCAAACTTGGTGGCAGATTCCACCTGTAGCCAAGGTAAACTTAAAAGGTGAACTTCCTCAGGGCGTTACTGGTAAAGATATCATAGTTGCACTATGTGGTATTTTCAATAAGGATGAAGTACTTAATCACGCAATTGAGTTTACAGGAAGTTCATTGGATAAGATACCGGTCGATTATAGACTAACCATTGCAAATATGACAACTGAGTGGGGAGCGTTGTCAGGTTTGTTTCCTGTTGACAATACGTTAATTAAATGGTACAAGGATCGCCTTGTTAAAGTGAGACCAAATCATCCCAGGATCAATCCAATAACAATCCAAGCTTTGGAAGCAAAAGCAAAGGTATTAAAACCAGATACGGATGCAAAATATGCAAAAACGCTAACAATAGATCTTTCCACTCTAACGCATTATGTAAGTGGGCCAAATTCAGTCAAAGTCTCAAATACAGTAGCCGAACTATCTTCACAGgatatcaaaattaataaagcCTATTTAGTTTCCTGTACTAACTCTCGTCTTTCTGATTTGGAATCAGCAGCTGGCGTTGTTTGTCCAACAGGGAATATTAATGAAGTTCATAAAATTGCACCTGGCGTCGAATTCTACGTCGCAGCAGCATCATCTGAAGTGCAAAATGATGCTAAGTTATCAGGCGCTTGGGAAAAGTTGATGAAGGCAGGCTGTCAAATCTTACCTCCAGGTTGTGGTCCATGTATTGGGTTGGGTACGGGTTTATTAGAGCCTGGTGAAGTGGGCATCTCCGCAACAAAcagaaattttaaaggtAGAATGGGTTCTAAGGACGCTCTAGCCTACTTAGCCTCGCCTGCTGTTGTCGCAGCATCTGCCATAGCAGGCAAGATTGCATCGCCAAATGAAGTTTTAGGTACGATGGACAAAACTGCTGTCGAACAGGTCCCTACTCTTATGGCAGAAGTTGATGAGTTTGTGAAACAAGATGAGACTATCTCAAACACTGAAGAAGGATCTGCTGACCGTGTAGATATACTAGAAGGGTTCCCTACAGAGATCACAGGGGAGTTGGTTCTATGTGATGCcgataatattaatacaGACGGTATATATCCCGGTAAATACACTTACCAAGATAATGTACCAAAGGAAACGATGGCTAAAGTATGCATGGAGAATTACGATCCTGAATTCCAAACCAAAGTCAAAGCCGGCGATATTATCGTCAGTGGATATAATTTTGGCACAGGTTCGTCAAGGGAACAAGCCGCCACTGCAATATTGTCCAAGGGTATCAATTTAGTGGTAGCAGGCTCCTTtggaaatatattttctagAAACTCTATAAACAATGCATTGTTGACGTTGGAGATTCCTAATCTAATCAACCTACTAAGAGAAACCTATAAAAATGAGCCAGTGAAAGAATTAACCAAGAGAACCGGTTGGTTCTTAAAATGGGACGTGGCCAATACGACAGTCACGGTGACAGAAGGCTCATTAGATGGGTACATCGTATTAGAACAAAGAGTTGGCGAATTAGGGAAAAACTTACAAGAAATCATTAGTAAAGGCGGCCTTGAAGGCTGGATTAAGTCGAAGTTGTAA
- the ADK1 gene encoding adenylate kinase ADK1 (similar to Saccharomyces cerevisiae ADK1 (YDR226W); ancestral locus Anc_8.441) has translation MADESIRMVLIGPPGAGKGTQAPNLVEKFGAGHLSTGDMLRSQVAKGTPLGVEAKKIMDQGGLVSDEIMVSMIKDELANNPACKNGFILDGFPRTIPQAEKLDQMLAERGTPLQRAVELQVEDELLVARITGRLVHPASGRSYHKLFNPPKVEMTDDVTGEPLVQRSDDNAEALMKRLNSYHQQTEPIVDFYKKNGIWSGVDASQPPATVWESILNALGKK, from the coding sequence ATGGCTGACGAATCTATCAGAATGGTCTTAATTGGCCCACCAGGTGCCGGCAAAGGTACTCAAGCTCCAAACTTAGTTGAAAAATTTGGTGCCGGTCATCTATCTACCGGTGATATGCTAAGATCCCAAGTCGCTAAAGGAACTCCATTGGGTGTTGAGGCTAAGAAGATCATGGACCAAGGTGGTCTTGTTTCCGATGAGATCATGGTATCTATGATCAAGGACGAATTAGCCAACAACCCAGCCTGTAAGAATGGTTTCATTTTGGATGGTTTCCCAAGAACTATTCCACAAGCTGAAAAGCTGGACCAAATGTTGGCTGAAAGAGGTACTCCTTTACAGAGAGCTGTCGAACTACAAGTCGAAGATGAGTTACTAGTCGCCAGAATCACTGGTAGATTAGTCCACCCAGCTTCCGGTAGATCATACCACAAGTTGTTCAACCCACCAAAGGTTGAAATGACTGACGATGTCACCGGCGAACCATTGGTTCAAAGATCTGACGACAATGCTGAAGCCTTAATGAAGAGATTGAACTCATACCATCAACAAACTGAGCCAATCGTCGACTTCTACAAGAAGAACGGTATCTGGTCGGGTGTCGATGCTTCTCAACCACCAGCCACTGTTTGGGAATCAATCTTAAATGCTCTAGGTAAGAAATAA
- the HEM3 gene encoding hydroxymethylbilane synthase (similar to Saccharomyces cerevisiae HEM3 (YDL205C); ancestral locus Anc_8.456), whose translation MANVQKKETLVIGGRKSKLAVAQSYLVKELIETEFPHYECEVVKLSTLGDQFQSQPLYSFGGKAVWTKELEDLLYHEEAEKRIDMIVHSLKDVPTLLPEGFELGCITKRVNPYDCLVMPLNSKYKTLEELPAGSVVGTSSIRRSAQLKRKYPYLKFESARGNIHTRLAKVDDENSHFSCIIIAAAGLMRTGLEHRITKLFDRSTMYYAVGQGALGVEIRSDDEKIKSILKKIEDKESTIRCLAERSLLRTLEGGCSVPVGVETSYDDATQHLLIKGIVVDVEGTKAIEEEITMTINDIKSDSMEAGKLLASKMIKSGAKEILDSIVLDKIN comes from the coding sequence ATGGCAAACGTTCAGAAAAAGGAAACGTTAGTCATTGGAGGCAGAAAATCCAAATTGGCAGTGGCTCAATCGTACTTGGTGAAAGAGTTGATTGAAACTGAATTCCCTCATTACGAGTGTGAAGTTGTGAAGTTGTCAACTTTAGGTGACCAATTTCAATCACAGCCATTGTATTCATTTGGTGGTAAAGCTGTATGGACAAAAGAGTTGGAAGATTTATTGTACCATGAAGAGGCTGAGAAGAGAATCGACATGATTGTGCATTCATTAAAGGACGTGCCAACGTTGCTTCCTGAAGGGTTTGAATTGGGGTGTATCACTAAGAGAGTCAACCCATACGACTGTTTAGTTATGCCACTAAattctaaatataaaacCTTGGAAGAATTACCAGCCGGTTCTGTTGTTGGTACTTCTTCGATTAGAAGAAGTGCCCAacttaaaagaaaatatccATATCTGAAATTTGAGAGTGCGAGAGGTAATATCCATACTAGACTTGCGAAAGTTGATGATGAGAACTCTCATTTCTCATGTATAATTATTGCAGCTGCTGGTTTAATGCGTACTGGTTTAGAACATAGAATaactaaattatttgatcGCTCTACAATGTATTATGCAGTAGGTCAAGGTGCATTAGGCGTTGAAATTAGATCTGACGATGAGAAAATTAAAAgcattttgaaaaaaattgaagacAAAGAGTCTACCATACGTTGTTTAGCAGAAAGATCGCTGTTAAGAACTTTAGAAGGTGGTTGCTCTGTCCCAGTCGGTGTAGAGACTTCTTACGATGATGCTACACAGCATCTATTAATTAAGGGCATCGTTGTCGATGTTGAAGGTACGAAAGCCATCGAAGAAGAAATCACTATGACCATTAACGACATCAAATCCGACTCAATGGAAGCCGGTAAGTTATTAGCATCCAAGATGATAAAATCTGGCGCTAAGGAAATATTAGATAGCATTGTTTTAGACAAAATTAACTAA
- the TPHA0L01110 gene encoding histone H2A family protein (similar to Saccharomyces cerevisiae HTA1 (YDR225W); ancestral locus Anc_8.439) — MSGGKGGKAGSAAKASQSRSSKAGLTFPVGRVHRLLRRGNYAQRIGSGAPVYLTAVLEYLAAEILELAGNAARDNKKSRIIPRHLQLAIRNDDELNKLLGNVTIAQGGVLPNIHQNLLPKKSAKAVKASQEL; from the coding sequence atgtctGGTGGTAAAGGTGGTAAAGCTGGTTCTGCTGCTAAAGCTTCTCAATCAAGATCTTCCAAGGCTGGTTTAACTTTCCCAGTCGGTAGAGTCCACAGATTACTAAGAAGAGGTAACTACGCTCAAAGAATCGGTTCTGGTGCTCCAGTTTACTTAACTGCCGTCTTAGAATATTTAGCTGCCGAAATCTTAGAATTAGCTGGTAACGCTGCTAGAGACAACAAGAAGTCCAGAATCATTCCAAGACATTTACAATTAGCCATCAGAAACGATGACGAATTGAACAAATTATTAGGTAACGTTACCATCGCTCAAGGTGGTGTCTTACCAAACATTCACCAAAACTTATTGCCAAAGAAGTCTGCTAAGGCTGTTAAGGCTTCTCAAGAATTATAA
- the HEM1 gene encoding 5-aminolevulinate synthase (similar to Saccharomyces cerevisiae HEM1 (YDR232W); ancestral locus Anc_8.453) has protein sequence MESLIRQSTKVCPFVNKISQSASAASALRGSANISALAKRCPVMGTAVGSARHFATAGGNAATAAKVSSEQAHDAGLQSGLVGEHATQESTFDYDGVFENDIAKKRLDKSYRYFNNINRLANQFPLAHRDVEDDKVTVWCSNDYLALSKNQEVIDVMKKTLDKYGAGAGGTRNIAGHNRHSMKLEAELAALHKKEGALVFSSCYVANDAVISLLGQKLKNLVIFSDELNHASMIVGIKHANTTKHIFRHNDLAHLEELLKMYPKSTPKLIAFESVYSMAGSVSDIDKICDLAEKYGALTFLDEVHAVGLYGPHGAGVAEHCDFELHRRSGIATPIDPQTKKEIRTTMGRVDMITGTLGKSFGTVGGYVAASKNLIDWFRSFAPGFIFTTCLPPAVMAGASEAIRYQRTHLNLRQDQQKHTNYVKDGLKELGIPVIPNPSHIVPVLIGNADLAKKASDMLMEKHKIYVQAINFPTVARGTERLRITPTPGHTNDLSDILLNAMEDVFNELQLPRIADWERQGGFLGVGDKNFVAEPNLWTKEQLMLSDTELNPNIRDPVIENLDVSSGIMKF, from the coding sequence ATGGAATCTTTGATTAGACAGTCTACTAAAGTGTGTCCGTTTGTGAACAAGATCTCGCAATCGGCATCTGCTGCCAGCGCCTTGCGTGGCTCAGCTAATATCAGTGCTCTAGCCAAGAGGTGTCCTGTGATGGGCACTGCTGTGGGCTCCGCCAGACATTTCGCCACTGCTGGTGGGAATGCTGCCACTGCCGCAAAAGTCTCTTCTGAGCAAGCACATGATGCTGGTCTACAAAGTGGTTTAGTCGGTGAGCATGCCACTCAAGAGTCAACATTCGATTATGACGGGGTCTTTGAAAACGATATCGCGAAGAAGAGACTGGACAAGTCGTACAGAtacttcaataatattaacagACTTGCCAATCAATTCCCCTTGGCTCATAGAGACGTCGAGGATGACAAGGTCACCGTTTGGTGTTCAAATGACTACTTGGCATTATCCAAGAACCAAGAGGTCATCGACGTGATGAAGAAGACACTAGATAAATACGGGGCAGGTGCCGGTGGCACAAGAAACATCGCTGGTCATAATCGACACTCGATGAAGCTGGAAGCAGAGTTGGCTGCACTGCATAAGAAGGAAGGTGCATTGGTCTTCTCGTCTTGCTATGTGGCTAACGATGCAGTCATCTCCTTGCTCGGACAAAAACTAAAGAATCTGGTAATCTTCTCCGATGAGTTGAACCATGCCTCCATGATCGTGGGTATCAAGCACGCAAACACAACAAAGCACATCTTCAGACACAACGATCTAGCTCATTTGGAGGAACTCTTGAAGATGTACCCTAAGTCCACTCCAAAATTAATTGCCTTCGAATCGGTCTACTCCATGGCCGGTTCTGTGTCAGATATCGACAAAATCTGTGACTTGGCAGAAAAATACGGTGCCTTGACGTTCTTGGACGAAGTACATGCCGTTGGTCTATACGGTCCACATGGTGCTGGTGTTGCTGAGCATTGCGACTTTGAACTTCACAGAAGGTCAGGTATCGCCACTCCTATTGATCCACAAACAAAGAAGGAAATCAGAACAACAATGGGCCGTGTCGACATGATCACCGGTACCTTAGGTAAGTCATTCGGTACAGTGGGCGGGTACGTTGCTGCCTCCAAGAACTTGATTGATTGGTTCAGATCATTCGCCCCAGGATTCATTTTCACTACTTGTTTACCACCTGCAGTCATGGCGGGTGCCTCCGAAGCCATTAGATACCAACGTACTCATTTGAACTTAAGACAAGACCAACAAAAACATACTAACTATGTCAAGGATGGTTTAAAAGAGTTAGGCATTCCAGTGATTCCAAACCCATCTCACATCGTCCCAGTATTAATTGGTAATGCTGATTTGGCCAAGAAAGCCTCCGACATGTTGATGGAAAAACACAAAATCTACGTTCAAGCTATCAACTTCCCAACCGTCGCCCGTGGTACTGAGAGATTGAGAATTACTCCAACTCCTGGTCACACCAACGATTTAAGTGACATATTGTTAAATGCAATGGAAGACGTTTTCAACGAATTACAATTGCCAAGAATCGCCGACTGGGAAAGACAAGGCGGTTTCCTAGGTGTTGGTGACAAGAATTTTGTTGCCGAACCAAACTTATGGACCAAGGAACAACTAATGCTTTCAGACACCGAGTTGAACCCAAACATTAGAGACCCAGTAATTGAAAACTTGGATGTCTCCAGTGGTATCATGAAATTCTAG